The Streptomyces sp. HUAS MG91 sequence CCCCGAGGACCGGGCCGGGTACGCCGACGAGGTCCAGGAGCTGTTCGACCAGCTCGCGGCGAAGGACATCACGGTCCGCGGCACCTACGACGTGTCCGGCCTGCGCGCCGACGCCGACCTCATGATCTGGTGGCACGCGGAGACGGCGGACGAGCTGCAGGAGGCGTACAACCTCTTCCGCCGCACGAAGCTGGGCCGCGCCCTGGAGCCGGTCTGGTCGAACATGGCGCTGCACCGCCCCGCCGAGTTCAACCGCTCGCACATCCCGGCGTTCCTCGCCGATGAGACGCCCCGCAACTACGTGAGCGTCTACCCCTTCGTGCGCTCCTACGACTGGTACCTGCTGCCCGACGACGAGCGCCGCAAGATGCTCGCCGACCACGGCAAGATGGCGCGCGGCTACCCGGACGTGCGGGCCAACACCGTCGCCTCGTTCTCGCTCGGCGACTACGAGTGGATTCTCGCGTTCGAGGCCGACGAGCTGTACCGGATCGTCGACCTCATGCGTCACCTGCGGGCCTCCGAGGCGCGTCGGCACGTCCGCGAAGAGGTGCCGTTCTACACCGGGCGCCGCAAGAGTGTGGCCGATCTGGTGGCCGGGCTCGCGTAAGCACCCTTCAAGCCCCTCCGGCGATTGAGGAGCGGGGTCCGGGGCAGAGCCCCGTGACCTCAGCCCCGGCGTCGGAGGGACTTCATTTCAGCGGCGTGGGCTCCGCGTGGGCCGCACAGGACGCCCCGCGCCGCTCCGGCACCCGCCCCTCCAGCACATACGCGTCGAAGTACCCGTTGACGCAGGCGTTGGCGCCGCCGCCGATGCCGTGCGTCCCGGCGTTCCGCTCGGTCACCAGCACCGATCCGGCGATCCGCCGGTTCAGCTCCCGCGCGCCCGTGTACGGCGTCGCCGCGTCCCGCTCGGCGGCCAGGATCAGCGTCGGCGGCAGCTCACCGGGTGCCGTCCGCACGTCGACCGGCCGCTGCCGGGGCGTCGACCAGTACGCGCACGGCAGGTTCATCCACGCGTTGTCCCATGTCTCGAACGGCGCCTTCTTCGCCAGCGCCGTGTTGTCGCGGTCCCAGACGCGGAAGTCCGTGGGCCAGGGCGCGTCGTTGCACTCGACGGCCGTGTACACGGCGGTGCCGTTCTCGTTCTCCTGCTCGGCGCGCGCCCCCGACGGCGGTGTGGCCTGGCCGATCAGCGGCTTCGGGTCGCCCTTCAGATACGCGGACAGCGCCGCGGCCCGCATCGGCCAGTAGTCGTCGTAGTACCCGGCCTGGAGGAACGCCGACTGCAACTGGCCCGGACCGACCTTCCCGCCGGCCGGCTCGTGCGCCAGCTCCGCGCGCACCTTCTCGTACGAGCGCAGCACCTCCTCGGGCGTCGTGCCCAGGTGGTACGTCCCGTCGTGCTTGGCGACCCAGGTCCGGAAGTCGAGCCAGCGGCCCTCGAACGCCGCCGACTGCTCCAGGTTGTCGCGGTACCAGATCCGCTCCGGGGCGGGGTCGACCGCCGAGTCGAAGACCATGCGGCGCACATGCGAGGGGAACAGGCGTGCGTACACGGCGCCGATGTACGTGCCGTAGGAGGCGCCCATGTACGTGAGTTTCGGCTCGCCCAGCGCGGCCCGCAGCACCTCCAGGTCACGGGCGTTGGCGAGCGTCGTGTAGTGCTCGATCCCCGGGTTCTTCGCACAGCCCGCCGCATACGACCTGGCCTGCGCGACGCGCTCCTTCTTGTACGAGGCCGAAGGGTGCGTCGGTGCCTGGGTCGGCGCCTTCGCGAAGCGCTTCGGGTCCTGGCAGGAGATCGGCGCCGAGCGGCCCACCCCGCGCGGCGCGTACCCGATCAGGTCGTAGGCGGCGCCGATGCGCTTCCACTCCGGCATCGCGCCGGCCAGCGGGAAGTACATGCCGTTGCCGCCGGGGCCGCCCGGGTTGAACACGAACGCGCCCTGCCGCTCGCTCTTCTTGCCGCGCGCGGCCACCCGGCTGACCGTCAGCTCGATCCGCTTGCCGGACGGATGCGCGTAGTCGAGGGGGACGGAGACGGTCCCGCAGCGCACCGGGTCGTCCAGCTCCTCCACGGCCGGGCAGGGTCCCCAGGTGATGCCCGCGACGGCGGCCCGCGCGGCGGCGACCGCGACACCGGCCTGCTCCGGCGCGGCGGCGGGACCGGGGAGGGGGACGGGGGAGGCGGGGGACACGGGGGAGGCGGCCGGCGCGGACAGGACCAGCGTCCCCGCGGCGGCGCAGAGGACGGACGTGGCTCGCAACGCGTGTCTCATACGCGGATACTTCGTGCGGTGCCTGGCGATGTAAAGCACCGGTTCGCCGGTGTCGGATCAATGACCCCGATGCGTCGGCCGGGTGCCCGCGCTCACTCGGAGAGCGCGGCCCGCACCTGCGGATCGTCCACCGCGCGCAGCCCGCGCAGGGCGACCGCGAACAGACTCCCCGCGGCCGCCGGACGCGCGGCGAGCAGCCGCTGCCCGACCGGCGAGGCCCAGCGCGT is a genomic window containing:
- the hemQ gene encoding hydrogen peroxide-dependent heme synthase, translated to MSDENTTPDAAAARIPNKGKLAKDLNEVIRYTLWSVFKLKDVLPEDRAGYADEVQELFDQLAAKDITVRGTYDVSGLRADADLMIWWHAETADELQEAYNLFRRTKLGRALEPVWSNMALHRPAEFNRSHIPAFLADETPRNYVSVYPFVRSYDWYLLPDDERRKMLADHGKMARGYPDVRANTVASFSLGDYEWILAFEADELYRIVDLMRHLRASEARRHVREEVPFYTGRRKSVADLVAGLA
- a CDS encoding alpha/beta hydrolase encodes the protein MRHALRATSVLCAAAGTLVLSAPAASPVSPASPVPLPGPAAAPEQAGVAVAAARAAVAGITWGPCPAVEELDDPVRCGTVSVPLDYAHPSGKRIELTVSRVAARGKKSERQGAFVFNPGGPGGNGMYFPLAGAMPEWKRIGAAYDLIGYAPRGVGRSAPISCQDPKRFAKAPTQAPTHPSASYKKERVAQARSYAAGCAKNPGIEHYTTLANARDLEVLRAALGEPKLTYMGASYGTYIGAVYARLFPSHVRRMVFDSAVDPAPERIWYRDNLEQSAAFEGRWLDFRTWVAKHDGTYHLGTTPEEVLRSYEKVRAELAHEPAGGKVGPGQLQSAFLQAGYYDDYWPMRAAALSAYLKGDPKPLIGQATPPSGARAEQENENGTAVYTAVECNDAPWPTDFRVWDRDNTALAKKAPFETWDNAWMNLPCAYWSTPRQRPVDVRTAPGELPPTLILAAERDAATPYTGARELNRRIAGSVLVTERNAGTHGIGGGANACVNGYFDAYVLEGRVPERRGASCAAHAEPTPLK